The Flavobacteriales bacterium genome contains the following window.
CAGCATCACAGGCATCACCAACATGAGCACATCCTCGCCGTGTTCTGCGGGGTCGCCCGGAAGCAGGATACCGGCACGGTTGGGGGCGCTCATCTCCAGCACCACGTTCTCGCTCTCCATGTTGCTCAGCATGTCCGTGAGGAAGCGGCTGTTGAAACCGATGGTGATGCTCTCGCCTTCGTAGTTGCAGGTCAGGCGCTCGTTGGCCTCATTGGCGAAGTCGAGGTCCTCGGCGCTGATGGCCATCTCACTGCCGTTGATCCCCAAGCGCACTTGGTGGGTGGTCTTGTTGCTGAAGATGCTCACACGACGGATGCTACTGAGGAAGGTGCCCCGGTCGATCGTGAGCTTGTTCGGGTTCGCTTTGGGGATGACGGCCTCGTAGTTGGGGTACTTGCCATCGATGAGGCGGCACACCAGCACGATGTTGTCGTAGCTGAAGCTGGCGTTGTTCTCGTTGAAGCGCACGGTCACTTCGGCGTTGGTGCCGGAGAGCGAGTTCTTCAGCAGGTTCAGCGGCTTCTTGGGCACGATGAAGCTGGCGTTCTTGTCCGCTTTCACGTCCGTGCGGCTGTAGCGCACCAGCTTGTGGGCATCGGTGGCCACGAAGCGAACGCCGTCTTCGGTGAGCTCGAAAAAGATGCCGCTCATCACCGGGCGCAGATCGTCGTTGCCGGTGGCGAAAATGGTCTTGTTGATGGCGGTGGCCAGCGTGCCGGCGGGCAGCACGAAGGTGCTCGGGTTCTCCAGCTTCGGGCTCTTGGGGAACTCGGCGCCACTGAAGCCGGTCATCTTGTACTTGCCTTGGTCGCTGTTGATCTCGATGCCGTGGTTCTTGGCGTCGATGCTGAAGGTGAGCGGCTGCTCAGGGAAAGCCTTCAGGGTGTCGAGCAGTAGACGGGCGGGAATGGCCACATTGCCTTTGTCCTTGGCCTCGATGGCCATGGTGGCCGTGATGGTCGTTTCCAGGTCGCTGGCGGTGAGCGTGAGCTGCTTGCCGTCGATCTCGAAGAGGAAGTTATCGAGGATGGGAAGGGTGTTGCTGCTGGCAAGCACGCCCTGGAGCATTTGCAGTTGCTTGAGCAGGGCCGTGCTGGATACGATGAACTTCATTGAAGTAGGGGTTCCGTTTTTCGGGAGGGCGAAGTTAGACCTTGCCCATGGCGGGTTTTCCGCAGTTATCAACACGGACGCGGGTTTGTCAACGATCCGGACGGCATACCTGACCTGCGGCGGTTACCGCGCTCGAAGGTCGCCCAACCCAAGCGTGATGCGGTCGAAAAGATGCCGCTGCACGGCCACCAGCACAGTGTCGCCGACCAAAGCATGCATGCGG
Protein-coding sequences here:
- the dnaN gene encoding DNA polymerase III subunit beta — its product is MKFIVSSTALLKQLQMLQGVLASSNTLPILDNFLFEIDGKQLTLTASDLETTITATMAIEAKDKGNVAIPARLLLDTLKAFPEQPLTFSIDAKNHGIEINSDQGKYKMTGFSGAEFPKSPKLENPSTFVLPAGTLATAINKTIFATGNDDLRPVMSGIFFELTEDGVRFVATDAHKLVRYSRTDVKADKNASFIVPKKPLNLLKNSLSGTNAEVTVRFNENNASFSYDNIVLVCRLIDGKYPNYEAVIPKANPNKLTIDRGTFLSSIRRVSIFSNKTTHQVRLGINGSEMAISAEDLDFANEANERLTCNYEGESITIGFNSRFLTDMLSNMESENVVLEMSAPNRAGILLPGDPAEHGEDVLMLVMPVMLNN